The following DNA comes from Hordeum vulgare subsp. vulgare chromosome 3H, MorexV3_pseudomolecules_assembly, whole genome shotgun sequence.
accaccctgaGGACGCGCCTTGTTGTGTGGTTCTCACGCTCTCGTGAGGCCTGTGACCTCcccccgaagcttccaggtcttattttgatccaaaaaaatcaccaaaagttTCATTGCAAATTTGCTTCGTTTGGTAGTGTAATCCTGAAAAgctaaaaacatgtagaaaacaaccagCACTGTgcacttggtcaataggttagtgctcaaaataatataaattggtgtataaatactcaaaaagtatcctagaatgataatataatagcatggaacaataaaaattatatatacgttggagacgtatcaatactccAATGTCTCATCAggtatccgtgggttaattattctacatgcatcaaacaatttaaaatccatcatattcaatccaacacaaagaacttcaaagagtaccccaagatttctatcagggaAAGTAGGAGAAGACCATGTATCAACCCCATACACAAATTACCCAATTGTCACCACGggaatccacaagttgagtatcaaaacatatatcaagtgaatcaatagaacatcccattgtcaccacgggtatccacatgcaagacgtacatcaagtgatatcaaatccaatattcagtccgacataacaaaatctcaaagggagaGATTAATtcttcacatcaagatagcaagggacaaacaccatatgatctaaCTACATTAACAAATCCCGTTATTGGGGATATTCCCCACAGTTTGACCCGGCCAGGAGGAATGACCCGATCCACCATTGGGCGGCCCGTAAGGTCCCCTTGTTTACCGGGTCGACCTGGATGACAAGGCCTAAGGCCCAGTGCACACCCCGATGAAAGACGTCTCATGAAGAGGCCTGAAGGGTCGGCTCGTAGAGAAgagccaagaagaggaagaattccCTCACAAGAGaagcaagacccggattaggatttaagaaagactagtcctagtcctactaCATGTAAGCCTACCCCTTCAAATTATATAAGGAGGGACAAGACACCCCAAGAGGGAGGAATTAAGTCATTAAGTAAGAAACAAGCAAACGCTCGAGAGCGAGGTTAGAGATTCCGCACCCTTGTCATCGATATCATCATCAATATACTCACAAGTAGGACGTagacttttacctccattggaggggtcgaacctgggtaaactcgtctctcgttcccgatcaacccctttgagtcattaCCTAGCTGCGATGACCCAtacctaagtcctttcacaaggacatctaccATCATAAAACCACGacacccgtgatacatcaagatcgtgacatcttaataacacgagagagagagagagagagatcaaacacataacttCTGGTACATATCCTCTACCCCaaaggtgaactactccctcctcatgacggacatcgccgggatgatgaagatgacctccGGTGATAATTGCCCGCTACGACAGGGTGTTAGAACAGGGCTCCGAATGAGGTTTCTTcgatacagaggcttgcggcggcacaACGGAAGGTCCCGatttatttttgatggtttctgtATATATTTgatttttcagtgttggaatcacgctaaCCGGAGCCACgaaggccccacaagctatcaagaCGCGTcaaaggagggggggggggctgttgGTTTGTGGCCAGTAGGTGTCTTCCCTTCGATGGTTATTCTCTCTGGTATTTCTCATATTGTCATGAAAAAATCGTCAAATAGTTTCGGGCGAGCGTCAATCTGaattagttctaatcaaatcatataaaatacatcaaaattatataaaagtattataaacATTGATAAATATGACATGAATATTTCAGAAATTATCGATACATCGAAGATATATCAACCTTTCGCGTGGGGATCGATTAAATGTCGCGTGAGCACGAGACCCCAAGACATTCCAAATGTAGGTTTTGTTTGTAGTTTTAACATATGTAAAATAACCTCTACCACCATAACCTAAACGGGTTCAAATGTACACATCTTTCATGTTCTTGCTCAGCCGAGAGAAGATCAAAAGCGAATTGAGCGTAGCCTGGATGATTAGGTTTCTTGTGATGAATCATGCTTAATTGGAATGAATAAATGTGCTCACAGGTACAAGATGTGCGTACGTATGTCCATAGCAACGTGGTGTGTGAACGTCCGCCTCTTGTGTTTCGAGAAAAATACCAGAAAATGTATTCTGGGACGATACCAAAGTTGAGGTGCATGGGATGGACGGCACAAAGTTGAGGAACATGGAATGGAACGAATCCGATCCCGGTCCGATCCGTACGACAAAGCCAGTGATCAAAGCAGGAACGAATATCATTAGTCCAACCTTTTTTTAGCCCAGACAGACATCTAAACCACCCGACGACTTGATCAAACCCAGAGACCCCAAGGCCAGCGACccgcctctccccttcccctcccctcccctcccccttccaCACCGCCCTCCTCCGATCCAAAATCATCAAGCGGCGCGGGCGCGGGGGGCAGGATGGCGGCGGCGCCGCCCGACGGGCAGGAGAAGGTGATCGCGGCGGCGCAGCAGATCGTCAAGTCGCTCGCCAACTCCAAGAACGCCGCGGACGACATGATCCGCATCCTCTCCGGCTTCGACAACCGCTTCTCCCTCATGTCCGACCTCTTCCCGGCCGCCGGCGCCCCCGACGCCGCGGCCGGCTCCGAGCTCCCCGAGggggacgaggaggaggtggagtacGGGCGGGAGCGGGGCCCCGgctacggcggcgacgacgacgacctgGAGGACGAGAGGGACGCGGCGGTGGAGGACGCGCTGCGGCTCATCGAGCAGTGGGACTCCCCCGCGGCCGGGGACCGGCTGGTGTTCGAGTCGCCCGAGGACGCCGAGGAGTACCTCGCCGCGGCCGCCTGCCTCATGGGCGAGGCCGGCCCGCGCGTCGAGGCCGCGCTGCAGGTCGCCATGGCGCGCCTCGAGGAGGAGTTCCGCCAGCTGCTCATCCGCGGGACCGCGTCGCTCGCCGCCGACGACCTGCACGcgtccctcctccgccgcctctcgCTCACGGTGCCCACCTTCCACTCCGCCTCCTCCGTCGACCTGGAGTGCCCCTCCTTCGCCAGCCAGCCCGACGAGGGGGACGAGGCCGCTTCCGCCGCGGGCAGGTGGAGCTCCGTCTCCGACGGCGAGATCTCGCCCTACCTCATTTCCCCCGACACCGTCAGCACCCTCAAGGACATCGCGGACGTCATGCTGCGCGCCGGCTATGGGCCGGAGCTCTGTCAGGTTTACAGCGAGGTGCGCCGGGACACGCTCATGGAGTGCCTCGCCGTGCTTGGGGTCGACAAGATGAGCCTGGAGGAGGTGCAGCGTGTGGAGTGGGGCGTCCTAGATGGCAAGATGAAGAAGTGGATCCAGGCTCTCAGGGTCGTCGTccagggccttctcgccgaggaGCGCCGCATTTGTGGCCAGATCCTCGCGGCCGACGCAGATGCTGAGGAGGAGTGCTTCACTGAGGCAGCCAAGGGGTGTGTCTTGCAGCTGCTCAACTTCGGTGATGCCATTGCCATTGGGAAGAGATCGTCCGAGAAGCTGTTCCGCATTCTTGGAATGTATGAGGCACTAGCTGAGTTACTGCCAGAGCTCGAGGCCTTGTTCTCAGGTGACGCAAGGGATTTCatcaaggaagagggagaggggatACTCGTGAGGCTAGGTGATGCGGTGCGTGGCACGGTTGCTGAGTTTGCCAATGCGATACGGGGGGAGACTTCCCGCAGATCACTTCCAGGCGGCGAGATCCACCCGCTTACGCGTTATGTCATGAATTATGTGCGACTGCTTGCAGATTACAGCCGCTGGCTGAATCATCTTCTTGATGGTTGCGAGACTGAGCTGGAAAATGGGGGTGACAATGCGGATATGACTCCACTCGGACACTGTCTGCTGATACTGATCACACATCTATTGGACAAGATTGAGGATAAAGCGAAGCTGTATGATGATGAGGCACTGcagaacatatttctgatgaaCAATCTGTGGTATGTTGTCCAGAAGATCAAAGATTCAGAGCTTAAGACTTTGCTTGGGGATAACTGGATCCGTAAGCGCCGCGGTCAGATAAGGAGGTACTCTACAGGGTACCTCCGATCCTCGTGGACCAGGGTATTAGCTTGCCTGAGGGATGATGGGTTGCCACATGCAACAGGTTCATCGAGTGCACTCAAGGCTGCACTGAAGGAAAGGTTCAAGAGCTTCAACTTGGCTTACGAGGAGTTATACAGGACACAGACAGCATGGAGGGTTGTGGATCCTCAGTTAAGAGAGGAGTTGAAGATTTCCATCTCAGAGAAGGTCCTTCCAGCATACCGTTCGTTTGTTGGAAGGTtccgagggcagctggaggggggAAGGAATTTTGCAAAGTATATAAAATACAACCCTGAAGATGTGGAGAACCAGGTCTCAGATTTCTTTGAAGGGAAAAAATTGAATGCTTGATCAATCTGTCTATCTTTGAAGGTGAGTGCTAAGTGCTAAATCCCAGATTGTGCTTTCATAGATAGTTCTAATCGGTTAATAGAAGTCTGTGCAATCAGAATTTTCCTTTTGCTACTAGTTTAAtagaaggctttgttgttgttttacGAGTTTGATAATCAGTTAGATTTGGGATGATATATGCCAACTCTCAGGTTGCACTTTCATTGATAGGTCATATCAATTAATAGAAGGCTGTGAAGTCAAGATTTTCCTTTTACTAGTTTGGTTGTTAGATTTGCAAGATCTTAATGATACTTTGCACTGCACTTGAGTATTTGGGATGATATGTGCTAAAAATTATTCAATAATACAACTATTAAGATATTACAGAGATTGCACGCCTATGTTACCTTGCCAATTGTAAAAACACATCACGAATATAACATTGTTCTGTTGACTTTTgtatagcctaccccaacttgtttgggactgaaaggcttggttgttgttgttgttgtctgttgACTTTTGTAGTTTATCGAGCAATGTCCATGATAAAATTTTCAGTAACTTATAGTGTTTGTCTAATAGAGTAACAAAAATCGATTTCTCATCTGATCATGGTTTGTTATGCTTCTTAGTGTAACTTTTAGTTTTAGGACTGTACTCTTTCCTACATTTCTTAATAGTCGAAAAATAAGGGAATACAGCTATTAACTACTGCATATTTGAAACAGTAATGTGGATTCCATGTAAGCAACATATATCCTCTGGTTTTCAAATCGCATATTGTTCCTTGTTAAACGACTTAAGCATGATAAACAAAATTAATGACCTGATCATTTATCTGTTCAGGAATGTTCATATCAATGGTTGTGGTTATAAATCCCTGGCAAAATTCATTCGGGCAATGTGCTTGAAACTTGCCCTACCATCATGCTTGTGAGGttcgaagatggagaaatcaattTTGACTGGTGGATCAGAAATATTGTGAATGCAAGGCACCCTGGGTCGAATACTCTGCGTTTCATGTTTGACTCTTTTTAAGGGGAGTATTGACATTAGCCACATGGGATTCAGGGCACTGCGGTGAGCTGTGTAACTGTTACTATTACAGTTTACCCTTCTTTTGTTGATTATTGACTATTGTTGGATGGTCGGTGGTTGACATCTTATGTACAATTTATACAGCAGTTATGATGTTCACTTTTCCCTTGGTGCAATTTTTGTTATCAGCTGTTCGGTTGGTTGCTGACAGAGAGTATAGTAACTTCTTGAtgattcaaaaaataaaataaaatacagtaGCTTGTAGGATAACTAAAAAGGCTACTAATTATGGCATTGAATCCATTTCTGTGAATTCTTCAACCTCTGATTGGTGTAGTAGTTTCACTATGCTTTCTGCTGTTCTTAATCTTGTCAGTTTGTAGAGTGGGTTTTCGATTTATACAGTTTGCTTCCATCTATTATCATTGTGCTGTACTGCAAATTGATGATTGTTTTTGCCTTGTCTTATATTTTGCCTGGTTTGATGTCCGAGGTCTTTTATTTGTGCATCCAGTTGTTTTGTGCATTGTCTTGTACTGCCTTCCCTGGCAGCTCATAGCCTGGGAGATGGCATTCACAATTTCATATCTTGTGTCATGTGCAATTGCATGTGATTAGGGACAGGTTTAGAGTCACATTGTACAGACTTTTACATCCTTGTCTACTCTGTGCCGATGGCTGATACTCCTGCTGTGTGGATTTACATcactgtattaaggaacgagtgcgTGTGCAGTTTCAGACATGAGCAGATTCCACGCAAGCAAATGCGCGATTTGTTCAGTCTGCCTCGCATAACAGCAACTGTGTTTCAAGTCCCAAATTCCAGTTGTTGAACTGACTCTATCAGCTTACAAGATGAAGATAACCACATTGTTCCTCATTATGATGAGCTAGCTAGCTATGCAGAACTGACAACGAAAACAAATGAAGCTAAGCTCGAGTTTTTAACGAAGCACTAGGGAGAGTTAAaatggaagaggaggaaaaagaaAACGCCGAGAATTACTAGttactgcacacaaaagaaccctGATCTCGCCTAGTACTGTAGGAAACAAACAGAAGGATAATTCAGACCCTGCTGTTCTGCGGCATGGGGATGACGCCGTTGAAGAAGTCCCCGAAGTATCCCGGCGGCTCGTAGACGAGCTTGGCGATGATGTCCCTGAGCGTGATGAGGCCGTCCAGGTTGCCGTCCTCGTTCACCACGTAGATCCTCTGCCTCTTCTCCGCGTCCAGCTTCAGGATGATCTCCTTCATGTTGTCCTCCCTCGTGCACGTGATGATGCTCATCTGCTTCTCCCCCGAGCTCTGCCGCGCGCTCGCGATGAACTCCCTCGCCGTCAGCGTcctgcatccatccatccatgcatGCGTCCACCGTTTGTTTGTTCCCGATTACATGTCTGGTCCACAACAAGTTACACAGCGAGTGAAATCTGTGTGTATCACCTGTAGTCTTTGTTGGACTCCGAGTCCGAGGCCGTGAGGAGGTGCTTGACGTCCTTGATCATGATGCTGCCGACGGGCTTGCCGGCGCCGTCCACCACGGGGATGCCGCCCACGCCGCGTCTCCTCATCTGCCGGAAGGCCTTGAGCGCCGGCTCGTCCTCGCGGACCTTCACCAGCCGGCTCGTCTTCATGATGGggaggcccagctcggccagcgTCTTGGTGCCCCAGTCCTCGAACCAGCTCAGCCCCACGCACTCGGACAGCATGTGCACCACCGCCGCCTGCGTCACGATGTTGCTGATGGTGCCCTCGCCGATGTCCACCACGGGGAGGCTCTTCATCCGGTACTtggacagcagcagcagcatggtGAGGAACGTGTCCGAGCTCTGCAGCGCCAGGAACGGCGCCCACCGGAACGACCCGGAGATGTCCTTCACCTTGGTCTTCATGAACAGCTCCGACGACGGCAGCGACCCGAACGCCTCCGCCACCGCGCCCTCCGCCTCCGACGCCGCGGCCGGCTTCAGCTCCCTCGCGCCGCCGCTTCCCGCGTCGAGGGTCACCGTGCCGAGCTTGGCGGCCAGCTCGTCGGCGCCGAGCGCCGCGGCCGAGGCCGAGGCCTCCGACTGGTGCAGCAGCCAGACGGCGATCCCGGCGAACTCCACGATGCCGATGTAGCGGTCGATCCAGCTGGCGTCCTCGGGCGCCTCCACGTTGCGCACGGGCGCCCCGTTGATGCGGTTCCGGGAGAGGATGTCGACGGCCTCGGCCAGCGTGGCGTCGGAGGGGATGTCCACCAGCTGCGACCCGAAGGTCTGCGGGAAGGACGACACCGGGATGGCGTCGAAGCAGCTGTTGAGCTTGTCGCCACGGCTCAGCTGCGGCTGGTCAAGGCTGTCCCAGATGTCCTCCACCCGCATCCCGATCTCCGCCTCCGGGCTccaccgcgcgctcagcggcgtCTCCGGCACCGCCACCgccgcatcctcctcctcctcctcccgccgctcCGGCTTCGTCCGGATCTCCCGCCTCGCCTGCATGGCTAGCTATGCTcccccctcccctctctcccttgtCTGTCGGAAGCctctgctctactctcgtcttctTGGCTCCCTCGTGCACGACCACGACTGACCTTGCGTTGCGTTGCTTGGTCGCTGCTTCGGCCCGACAATGGTGCCGCGGGCGAGCTGCCCGAAGGTTTCGCGCCAGAACGACAGGGGGCGCTGACAAGTGGTCCGCCGCCCGGCACTGCAGCTGAGCTCTGAGACATGCACCAAAATTCCAGCAAAAGAAAACAACGGAGCTCCTCTGGACGAAAACGGGCCCAAATTTCTAGTGCACCTTGGAACGGGCCCGGCACGAACTGCCGAGATGGGCCGGGCCGCGTGGTACGCTTTTCTATCTCCTTCCGCAAGTCATGCCGGGGACCCACTGCGGACGCGCTGTTCCGCTGGCAGGTGGGGACGAAGTTCAAAGGGCCCACCTGGCAGCGTCCTAGAAAAGCGGCTCGATCCCCTCCGCCCCTCCCCTATACAACACCAACAACTAGTTCCCCACCTCCGTCGACACCTCCCCCAAATCGAAGCGAGGCCTAAAACCCTAGAGAAGCCCCCGGCACCGCCCCGCCTCGCCGCCGCACCGgatctcgccgccgtcgccgtagcCGTCGCCATGGACATGGCAGCGATGAACGACCCGGAGAGGCTCTTCTTCTTCGACCTCGCCTGCAAGACCGCCAAGGCCACCTACGACGAGAACCCGCTCGACGCCGACGTAACGCCTCCTCCTGCCCCCTCCTCCTGCTCCGCTCCGTCGGTTTGTTCCGAGGGGAACGCGACTGCGGCCCCGTCTGATTTGATCTGATCTGATGCTTTTTTTTTTGTGCGTCCGCAGAACCTGACGCGATGGGGCGGCGCTCTGCTGGAGCTGTCGCAGATGCATAACGGCCCGGAGAGCCTCAAGTGCCTCGAAGGTACGCCGCGAGATTCGTGTGTATTCTTCGGTGAATTTGGATTGCTTCCGTGTGGAGATTCGGTGGCTACGATTGCTTCCCTCTAGAGAAGTTCGAACTTGGAGCAGATCCTACATAACAGTCGGGCCTTGGCCTTTAGTCTGGTTTGCTAGCATTGTTATAAATGTTATTGTGTTTAACGTAGTTGCGCTTTTATGCGcactagtttttatttatgtCATGATAAGTTAATC
Coding sequences within:
- the LOC123445243 gene encoding exocyst complex component EXO70B1-like is translated as MAAAPPDGQEKVIAAAQQIVKSLANSKNAADDMIRILSGFDNRFSLMSDLFPAAGAPDAAAGSELPEGDEEEVEYGRERGPGYGGDDDDLEDERDAAVEDALRLIEQWDSPAAGDRLVFESPEDAEEYLAAAACLMGEAGPRVEAALQVAMARLEEEFRQLLIRGTASLAADDLHASLLRRLSLTVPTFHSASSVDLECPSFASQPDEGDEAASAAGRWSSVSDGEISPYLISPDTVSTLKDIADVMLRAGYGPELCQVYSEVRRDTLMECLAVLGVDKMSLEEVQRVEWGVLDGKMKKWIQALRVVVQGLLAEERRICGQILAADADAEEECFTEAAKGCVLQLLNFGDAIAIGKRSSEKLFRILGMYEALAELLPELEALFSGDARDFIKEEGEGILVRLGDAVRGTVAEFANAIRGETSRRSLPGGEIHPLTRYVMNYVRLLADYSRWLNHLLDGCETELENGGDNADMTPLGHCLLILITHLLDKIEDKAKLYDDEALQNIFLMNNLWYVVQKIKDSELKTLLGDNWIRKRRGQIRRYSTGYLRSSWTRVLACLRDDGLPHATGSSSALKAALKERFKSFNLAYEELYRTQTAWRVVDPQLREELKISISEKVLPAYRSFVGRFRGQLEGGRNFAKYIKYNPEDVENQVSDFFEGKKLNA
- the LOC123445244 gene encoding SNF1-related protein kinase regulatory subunit gamma-1-like: MQARREIRTKPERREEEEEDAAVAVPETPLSARWSPEAEIGMRVEDIWDSLDQPQLSRGDKLNSCFDAIPVSSFPQTFGSQLVDIPSDATLAEAVDILSRNRINGAPVRNVEAPEDASWIDRYIGIVEFAGIAVWLLHQSEASASAAALGADELAAKLGTVTLDAGSGGARELKPAAASEAEGAVAEAFGSLPSSELFMKTKVKDISGSFRWAPFLALQSSDTFLTMLLLLSKYRMKSLPVVDIGEGTISNIVTQAAVVHMLSECVGLSWFEDWGTKTLAELGLPIMKTSRLVKVREDEPALKAFRQMRRRGVGGIPVVDGAGKPVGSIMIKDVKHLLTASDSESNKDYRTLTAREFIASARQSSGEKQMSIITCTREDNMKEIILKLDAEKRQRIYVVNEDGNLDGLITLRDIIAKLVYEPPGYFGDFFNGVIPMPQNSRV